A single genomic interval of Stieleria maiorica harbors:
- a CDS encoding sulfatase, which translates to MNVLFLISDDLTYTALSCYGNTVCQTPNIDALAASGTRFTRAYCQGTYCGPSRASFMSGFYPHATGVLGYKNPRAQIGDRATWSQHFKNNGYYAARVSKIFHMGVPGGIEDHGPGRDYNGADDELSWTERFNSPGPEWRAPGDGETLEGNPDGKKPVVGGNTFVVVEADGDDMVHSDGKTAKKACELIRQQRDRPFWLGVGFVRPHVPFVAPKSYFPPYKPYSKHALPPKIEGDWDDIPKAGINYKTSPNMKMDLRRQKKAVGGYYASVAYMDAQVGKVLDALKASGQEDNTIVIFTSDHGYHLGEHDFWAKVSLRDESAGVPLIIRVPGKQPAVCHSFVELLDLYPTVATLCGLDVPKHVQGKDISAMLDDPNHQVREFAFSVAPMRKGFLIREDRFAFIQYEEDASAGTELFDTHADPQGYDNLAGDDRYQEVLARMQSTLTRKLAEVRDNDLSLQSSDRESPKG; encoded by the coding sequence ATGAACGTGCTGTTCCTCATTTCCGATGACCTCACGTACACCGCACTGTCGTGCTACGGAAACACGGTCTGCCAAACGCCCAATATCGACGCGTTGGCTGCCAGCGGAACGCGATTCACCCGGGCCTACTGCCAGGGAACCTACTGCGGACCCTCGCGGGCATCGTTCATGTCCGGGTTCTATCCCCACGCGACGGGCGTGCTGGGATACAAGAACCCGCGGGCACAAATCGGCGACCGGGCGACGTGGTCCCAGCACTTCAAGAACAACGGCTACTACGCCGCGCGGGTCAGCAAAATCTTTCACATGGGCGTTCCCGGCGGGATCGAGGACCACGGCCCGGGCCGCGATTACAACGGAGCCGACGACGAACTGTCCTGGACCGAACGTTTCAACAGCCCCGGCCCGGAATGGCGCGCTCCGGGTGATGGCGAGACACTGGAAGGCAATCCCGACGGCAAGAAACCCGTGGTCGGCGGCAACACCTTTGTCGTCGTGGAGGCCGATGGGGACGACATGGTTCATAGCGATGGCAAAACGGCAAAGAAGGCGTGTGAACTGATTCGTCAGCAACGCGACCGACCGTTTTGGTTGGGTGTCGGATTCGTGCGGCCACACGTCCCCTTCGTCGCGCCGAAGTCCTACTTTCCACCGTACAAGCCCTACAGCAAACACGCCCTGCCGCCCAAGATCGAAGGCGACTGGGACGACATCCCCAAGGCCGGTATCAATTACAAAACCAGCCCAAACATGAAGATGGATCTGCGACGACAAAAGAAAGCCGTCGGAGGCTACTATGCGTCGGTCGCGTACATGGATGCCCAGGTCGGCAAGGTGCTCGATGCGCTGAAGGCATCCGGACAGGAAGACAACACGATCGTGATCTTCACCAGCGACCACGGGTACCATTTGGGCGAGCATGATTTCTGGGCCAAGGTTTCCTTGCGTGACGAATCGGCGGGGGTGCCGCTGATCATTCGGGTTCCCGGAAAGCAGCCGGCGGTCTGCCACAGTTTCGTCGAATTATTGGACCTGTATCCGACCGTCGCGACGCTCTGCGGATTGGACGTTCCGAAGCATGTGCAAGGCAAAGACATCTCGGCGATGTTGGACGACCCCAATCACCAAGTGCGCGAGTTCGCATTCAGCGTCGCGCCGATGCGGAAAGGATTCTTGATCCGCGAGGATCGATTCGCTTTCATCCAATACGAAGAAGACGCATCGGCAGGGACGGAGTTGTTTGACACGCACGCCGATCCGCAGGGCTACGACAATCTGGCCGGCGATGATCGCTATCAGGAAGTGCTGGCACGCATGCAATCCACTTTGACCCGAAAACTGGCCGAGGTTCGCGACAATGATCTGTCGCTGCAAAGCAGCGACCGGGAATCGCCTAAAGGCTAG
- a CDS encoding Gfo/Idh/MocA family protein yields the protein MDRRKFIAASTLAASAVASRHAYAAAGDKKRRVGLIGCGWYGKCDLLQLMNIEPVEVVSLCDVDSNMLGECADLIASRQVSKKRPRTYGQYTDMLAEKDLDIVLVATPDHWHALPMIAAVNSGADVYVQKPTGVDVLESKAMLDAARETGRVVQVGTQRRSTPHLIEAKQRVVDTGLLGDVAHAEVCCYYHMRAKKNPPDTAPPAYLDYETWTGPAPMRPYNELVHPRSWRAFMEYGNGIVGDMCVHMLDMVRWQLGLGWPQRISSSGGIYVDHDSKANISDTQSARFEFDELDVNWTHRSWGNAPDPDWPWAGIIYGDRGTLKLDVHKYEFTPRGGGQKLTGEKLIETDKYPTDVTDQKDWRLELHVASAIRGHMRDFLDAIDKRSKPVADILQGHISSASCIMANVSMKLGRSLEFDPATHIVVGDAEATDKLKRPYRKPYAHPSEA from the coding sequence ATGGATCGCCGAAAGTTCATTGCCGCATCCACGCTCGCCGCATCTGCCGTTGCCAGTCGCCATGCCTATGCCGCCGCCGGCGACAAGAAACGCCGCGTCGGTTTGATCGGGTGTGGCTGGTACGGGAAGTGTGACCTGCTGCAGTTGATGAACATCGAACCGGTCGAAGTCGTCTCGCTGTGCGACGTCGATTCGAACATGTTGGGCGAATGTGCGGATTTGATAGCCTCCCGCCAGGTCTCCAAGAAACGGCCGCGGACCTATGGCCAATACACCGACATGCTTGCCGAGAAAGACTTGGACATCGTGCTTGTCGCAACGCCCGACCACTGGCATGCGCTACCGATGATTGCGGCGGTCAACTCCGGTGCCGACGTGTATGTGCAAAAACCGACCGGCGTCGATGTGCTAGAAAGCAAAGCGATGTTGGACGCGGCTCGCGAAACTGGACGCGTGGTCCAAGTGGGAACGCAACGCCGTAGTACGCCGCACTTGATCGAAGCGAAGCAACGTGTGGTCGATACAGGCTTGCTCGGTGACGTCGCGCACGCTGAAGTGTGTTGTTACTACCACATGCGAGCGAAGAAGAACCCGCCGGATACCGCGCCACCGGCGTATCTGGATTACGAGACCTGGACGGGGCCGGCACCGATGCGACCGTACAACGAATTGGTCCACCCGAGATCCTGGCGAGCGTTCATGGAGTACGGCAACGGGATCGTCGGTGACATGTGTGTCCATATGCTGGACATGGTGCGATGGCAACTGGGCCTGGGATGGCCGCAGCGAATCAGCAGCAGCGGCGGCATCTACGTCGACCATGATTCCAAGGCGAACATTTCGGACACCCAGTCGGCTCGCTTCGAATTCGACGAACTGGACGTCAACTGGACACACCGCAGCTGGGGCAACGCGCCCGATCCCGATTGGCCGTGGGCGGGGATCATCTACGGCGACCGGGGCACGTTGAAACTGGATGTGCACAAGTACGAATTCACGCCCCGCGGGGGCGGCCAGAAACTGACCGGCGAAAAGCTGATCGAAACCGACAAGTACCCCACCGACGTCACCGATCAAAAGGATTGGCGGTTGGAACTGCACGTCGCGTCGGCGATACGCGGTCATATGCGAGACTTTCTTGATGCGATCGACAAGCGGTCCAAGCCGGTCGCCGACATCCTGCAGGGGCACATTTCCAGTGCATCCTGCATCATGGCGAATGTCTCGATGAAACTCGGACGGTCATTAGAATTTGATCCCGCCACCCACATCGTCGTTGGTGATGCCGAAGCGACCGACAAGCTGAAACGACCTTATCGAAAGCCTTACGCGCATCCCTCCGAAGCATAG
- a CDS encoding sulfatase-like hydrolase/transferase — protein MQPTSHDLAVPEKALAWKRPRDSVGDRAARSVSTPDSGRLNLKFLRVEKFPLVKKIASDSLLFLLVLLGVTTCVSGAQSAAPRPNIVLILCDDLGYADVGFNGSQDITTPALDRLAKNGTIFSSAYVTHPFCGPSRMGMLSGRYPHVFGAPFNLPPSGTEFDRYDDEGIAVEETLIAAVLQRAGYYTGAIGKWHLGFAPQFHPNERGFDDFYGFLGGGHMYFPERYGPIYQRQKNAGKTRFNEYITPLEHNGTVVEESEYMTDALSREAVRFVNEAEQKQQPFFLYLAYNAPHTPLEAKEDDLAKFEHIEDEKRRTYAAMVYAVDRGVGRLVDALKANGALDNTLIVFLSDNGGKIGAGANNAPLQQGKGSVCEGGFRVPMFFHWPDQLAAATRFEHPVSALDFYPTFARLAGATLPAEQEFHGKDIWDAVSSGETPRAGESIFALRHWNGFHNVGIRRDQWKALKRGPKASWQLFDIQTDLGEVHDLSSQHPEIVRSMVDEAKRWSTTHTHPRWFINEQSETSWEAKQMPRYESTFALPDSTR, from the coding sequence ATGCAGCCCACAAGCCATGACTTGGCGGTACCTGAGAAAGCCCTCGCTTGGAAACGACCGCGAGACTCGGTCGGTGACCGTGCGGCGAGGTCCGTTTCTACGCCCGATTCGGGGCGATTGAATTTGAAATTCCTTCGAGTGGAGAAGTTCCCGTTGGTCAAAAAAATCGCGTCTGATTCATTGCTTTTCCTGCTTGTTTTGCTCGGTGTCACTACGTGCGTTAGCGGTGCCCAGTCCGCGGCCCCGCGTCCGAATATTGTGCTGATCCTCTGTGACGATCTGGGATACGCCGATGTTGGATTCAACGGTTCCCAAGACATCACCACCCCGGCGCTCGACCGGTTGGCAAAAAACGGCACGATCTTTTCGTCCGCCTATGTGACGCATCCGTTTTGCGGCCCAAGCCGGATGGGGATGCTGTCCGGTCGGTATCCCCACGTGTTCGGCGCGCCCTTCAATCTTCCGCCATCCGGCACCGAGTTTGATCGGTACGACGACGAAGGCATAGCGGTGGAGGAAACATTGATCGCAGCGGTGCTTCAACGCGCCGGCTACTACACCGGCGCGATCGGGAAATGGCATCTTGGATTCGCGCCCCAGTTCCATCCCAACGAGCGTGGATTCGACGATTTCTACGGCTTCCTTGGTGGCGGGCACATGTATTTTCCCGAGCGTTACGGGCCGATCTACCAGCGTCAGAAAAACGCCGGAAAAACGCGGTTTAACGAATACATTACGCCGCTGGAACACAATGGGACGGTCGTTGAAGAGAGCGAGTACATGACCGATGCGTTGTCGCGCGAAGCGGTTCGATTTGTGAACGAAGCCGAGCAGAAACAACAACCGTTCTTCTTGTATCTCGCCTACAACGCCCCGCACACGCCGCTGGAGGCCAAGGAAGACGACCTCGCCAAGTTTGAACACATCGAAGACGAGAAACGAAGAACCTACGCCGCGATGGTGTATGCGGTTGATCGAGGCGTCGGGCGATTGGTCGACGCGCTCAAGGCCAACGGTGCACTCGACAACACGCTGATCGTGTTTCTTAGTGACAACGGCGGAAAGATCGGCGCCGGGGCCAACAACGCGCCGCTGCAACAAGGGAAAGGCAGCGTTTGCGAAGGCGGATTCCGCGTCCCGATGTTCTTTCACTGGCCGGATCAGCTTGCGGCGGCAACGCGTTTTGAACACCCCGTCTCGGCACTCGATTTTTATCCCACGTTCGCGCGACTTGCCGGAGCCACGCTGCCGGCCGAACAAGAATTTCACGGCAAAGACATTTGGGACGCTGTTTCGTCAGGCGAAACGCCGCGTGCGGGCGAATCGATTTTTGCGTTGCGTCATTGGAACGGATTTCACAATGTGGGCATCCGTCGGGATCAATGGAAAGCGCTTAAGCGAGGCCCAAAAGCGTCATGGCAACTGTTCGACATACAGACCGACCTCGGTGAAGTTCATGACCTGAGTTCACAACACCCCGAAATCGTCCGCTCCATGGTTGACGAAGCGAAACGATGGAGCACGACGCACACGCACCCTCGCTGGTTCATCAACGAGCAATCCGAAACCTCGTGGGAGGCAAAGCAGATGCCACGGTACGAGTCGACGTTTGCGTTGCCAGATTCCACGCGTTGA
- a CDS encoding fatty acid desaturase has product MTERAFLQEQLMTATSDPREMIPGGFTPTFHWRVLGTPAPVFPGFEIDICDPVDKECEPDAVWHRNRAKGILRDHPEVRQLFGPAPITALFCVAAVALQLGIAISLVGRAWWIIVLVAWGVGAIINIALFNLAHECNHGLIFRNKAASRWLFTFTSLPMLFPGHHTWWIEHHVHHNHLGSNKDFVKRRRSILLALKDRIFNYTPGPRVQRMTTWITTPLFWPLAAFMLVTQILRAVVGLVVYAVTALYHRRLKPTDFTLAVLADEHLVSGYKRYKIESWAVTYPLVALALICTLYSFFGWVPLLYLFLSALFTTGFLHPLAFGMMLSNSHFHGHQCYQPSSSNYGPVNWITFNFGMHTEHHDFHYIPWFRLGRLRRIAPEYYNNLKHTRSFSALALQFAFGTRDAFNNEEYRNSELLRDKGLQSAESNVLAEGPETAEITIE; this is encoded by the coding sequence ATGACAGAAAGAGCTTTCTTGCAGGAGCAACTGATGACGGCGACATCGGATCCGCGGGAGATGATCCCGGGGGGATTCACACCTACATTTCATTGGCGTGTTCTGGGCACTCCGGCTCCTGTGTTTCCGGGATTTGAAATCGATATTTGTGACCCGGTCGACAAGGAATGCGAACCGGATGCCGTTTGGCATCGCAACCGCGCCAAAGGCATTCTGCGAGATCATCCGGAGGTTCGACAACTCTTTGGTCCGGCACCGATAACGGCCCTTTTTTGCGTCGCCGCGGTTGCCCTGCAACTGGGGATCGCCATCAGCTTGGTCGGACGGGCGTGGTGGATCATTGTTTTGGTTGCCTGGGGTGTCGGGGCGATCATCAACATCGCCCTGTTCAATCTCGCGCACGAGTGCAATCACGGGTTGATCTTTCGAAACAAGGCCGCAAGCCGTTGGCTTTTCACCTTCACCTCCTTGCCGATGCTGTTTCCCGGCCACCATACGTGGTGGATCGAGCACCACGTTCATCACAATCATTTGGGATCGAACAAGGACTTCGTCAAACGCCGACGCAGTATCCTGTTGGCGTTGAAAGACCGAATCTTCAATTACACGCCCGGCCCTCGCGTGCAACGGATGACGACTTGGATCACGACTCCGCTTTTCTGGCCGTTGGCGGCGTTCATGCTTGTCACCCAAATCCTGCGAGCGGTCGTGGGCTTGGTCGTGTATGCGGTCACCGCACTGTATCACCGGCGACTCAAGCCCACCGATTTCACCTTGGCAGTTTTGGCGGATGAGCATCTGGTGTCAGGCTACAAACGCTACAAGATTGAATCGTGGGCGGTGACGTATCCTTTGGTCGCCCTGGCGCTGATCTGCACCTTGTATTCGTTCTTCGGTTGGGTGCCGTTGCTCTACCTGTTTCTCAGTGCGCTATTCACGACCGGATTTCTCCATCCCTTGGCGTTCGGAATGATGCTTAGCAATTCGCATTTCCATGGGCATCAGTGCTACCAACCGAGTTCATCCAACTACGGGCCGGTCAATTGGATCACCTTTAACTTTGGCATGCACACGGAACATCATGACTTTCATTACATCCCGTGGTTTCGTTTGGGACGTTTGCGTCGGATCGCACCCGAGTACTACAACAATCTCAAGCACACACGATCGTTCAGCGCGTTGGCGTTGCAATTTGCGTTCGGCACGCGCGATGCGTTCAACAACGAGGAGTACCGGAATTCCGAGCTTCTTCGCGACAAGGGATTGCAATCTGCGGAAAGCAACGTTTTAGCCGAGGGACCGGAGACAGCCGAGATCACGATTGAATGA
- a CDS encoding peptidoglycan-binding domain-containing protein, with product MSAHRQECMGYGLFGRCSPTSGSDEPGGTSSQVHISGSVGRQGKNLRADVKSIQQALNQVPVGKGRPNPILVVDGLNGPKTERAIYIFQKHHFGAARADARVDPGHRTLAKLNELQPAAGASGGGSAGGAGGGGGSAGPGTSSFVPMTDSEKDVMTRVNAAVNRAERWALGAVVELLNALKYLEGTKAEKPSYDLVDRCFKIKSLSTEKQQVLAINKIIKIFNRYPRARRAVRPFVRTGGSCTNDEGHAIFAEAIPGGFHMEVEDYKRVKVCVKNMKGKDVIFMTDAMVHEMAHLVGPANGKEKIMHGGRKKAAYGLAALSLNHSEAMISASNYAWLAWLARLPKSEWMTNIGK from the coding sequence ATGTCTGCGCACCGCCAAGAGTGCATGGGTTATGGGCTGTTCGGTCGCTGCTCTCCGACGAGTGGTTCGGACGAACCCGGTGGGACGTCGTCCCAAGTTCACATATCGGGTTCGGTCGGGCGGCAAGGGAAGAACCTGCGTGCCGATGTCAAATCGATCCAGCAGGCCCTCAATCAAGTCCCGGTCGGCAAGGGGCGTCCCAACCCGATTCTGGTCGTCGACGGGCTAAACGGCCCCAAGACCGAGCGGGCGATTTACATCTTCCAGAAACATCACTTCGGGGCCGCCCGCGCCGATGCTCGTGTCGATCCCGGGCATCGCACACTGGCCAAGTTGAACGAATTGCAACCGGCTGCGGGGGCGTCCGGAGGCGGATCGGCCGGCGGGGCGGGAGGCGGCGGAGGCTCTGCCGGACCGGGGACGAGTTCGTTCGTGCCGATGACGGATTCGGAAAAGGACGTCATGACGCGCGTCAACGCCGCGGTCAATCGCGCCGAACGCTGGGCGCTCGGCGCCGTCGTCGAACTGCTCAACGCGTTGAAATACCTGGAAGGCACGAAGGCTGAGAAACCGAGCTACGATCTGGTCGACCGCTGCTTCAAAATCAAGAGTTTGTCGACCGAAAAGCAACAGGTGCTCGCGATCAACAAGATCATCAAGATCTTCAATCGCTATCCCCGCGCTCGACGTGCCGTCCGACCGTTCGTGCGAACCGGAGGCAGTTGCACCAATGATGAAGGGCACGCCATTTTCGCCGAAGCCATTCCGGGTGGGTTTCACATGGAGGTCGAAGACTACAAACGGGTCAAGGTCTGCGTCAAAAACATGAAGGGCAAAGATGTCATCTTCATGACCGATGCGATGGTGCACGAAATGGCACACTTGGTCGGGCCTGCCAACGGCAAGGAAAAGATCATGCACGGCGGTCGCAAGAAAGCCGCCTACGGATTGGCCGCGCTCAGCCTGAACCACAGCGAAGCGATGATCTCGGCCTCCAACTACGCGTGGCTGGCCTGGTTGGCCCGATTGCCCAAGTCCGAATGGATGACCAACATCGGCAAATAG